A window of the Rhea pennata isolate bPtePen1 chromosome 19, bPtePen1.pri, whole genome shotgun sequence genome harbors these coding sequences:
- the RNF222 gene encoding RING finger protein 222, with translation MSETSASKDSLPAECPVCYEKFHPLEATRRKLSCGHTFCHDCLVKCLLSTKLDGQVQNSIICPVCRYVTFLSKKKAVWPLKAGTNSWTLEIPLSPSSLCHLTKLEPTNTLVVPSHFVMPVQSFDQCCSPRNTPLDSLGVPGELAQEAHIFVISDHGMPLVDEDCGSLGRRSRAETLSSVSSSPALGVKCCQSPIALAVLLILTVALLAAVLPWLLLVKRDS, from the coding sequence ATGTCTGAGACCTCAGCTAGCAAGGACAGTCTCCCGGCTGAGTGCCCTGTGTGCTATGAGAAATTTCACCCACTGGAGGCCACACGCCGGAAACTCAGTTGTGGGCACACCTTCTGCCATGACTGCCTGGTGAAGTGTTTGCTCTCCACCAAGCTTGATGGCCAGGTCCAGAACAGCATCATCTGCCCTGTCTGTCGCTATGTGACTTTCCTCAGCAAGAAGAAGGCTGTCTGGCCACTCAAGGCAGGGACAAACTCCTGGACACTGGAAATACCTCTATCACCTTCCTCCCTGTGCCATCTGACCAAGCTGGAGCCCACCAACACTTTAGTGGTTCCTAGCCATTTTGTGATGCCAGTGCAAAGTTTCGACCAATGTTGCAGCCCGAGAAACACACCTCTGGACTCTCTAGGGGTCCCAGGAGAGTTGGCACAGGAAGCCCATATCTTTGTGATAAGCGACCATGGGATGCCACTGGTAGATGAGGACTGTGGCTCActggggaggagaagcagagcagaaacattGAGCTCAGTGTCATCCAGCCCTGCATTGGGAGTGAAATGTTGCCAGTCACCCATTGCCCTGGCTGTCCTGCTCATCTTGACTGTGGCGCTGCTTGCAGCTGTTCTcccttggctgctgctggtgaagAGGGACTCGTAG